Sequence from the Bombus pyrosoma isolate SC7728 linkage group LG3, ASM1482585v1, whole genome shotgun sequence genome:
aatagacaTTCATATCATGTTCACTATGCCACAGTGGAATGATTTGgcatttaaaaaatcacaCTTCTGCATCTGATCGAAATCAATCAAACGCTGCGGCCGTTGGTGCGACTTCGAGTAACATCTGAAGAAAGGCGTTCACACCTTCTGCAAACAGAATGAATAATGCAAACGAGTTTCTTTAGATTGcgttaatttattcaattaactATCTTTAATGGTCTTACCCATAAATTTGGGCACGTATCCGTATTTAACAAACGGGAGGTAGACAAGCATGCCCGCTAATATGAACCCAGCCGCATACAGGTATTCAATTTGAGGATTATCAATGATTGGCGCTACAATCAGGTACGCAGAGATTCCAAGTACGAGAACAGGTATTATCAGCGGACATTTATATGGTCGTGGATGATTCGGTCTGGTCCTTCGCATCACTAACAGAGCTAGCATTGCTCCACCATAAAAGATCCAAGCAGTGAACGAAAAAAAGTCGATCAAGGAATCAATGTTTCCGGATAGCACCATTGCTCCTAAATCGATGAGGAGATATTTTATCGAGTACTTGGTAGAATAGGTATATGAATGTAATTGAACGTGAAATTCGTGTAAAAGGTACCTGCAACGAGGGAATGGAAGATAAGTCCTGGTGCAGGAGTAAAGCGTCGTACGTGAACATAACTGAGACAGTCAAGTAGATGGCCCTCTCGAGATGCGGCGAAGCAAAGTCTACCCGCTGCAAAAAGAGTGCCATTTGCGGAACCGAACGTGCTAATCGCAACCGAAAGTGGCATAAGCCATGCCATAACGCCAAGAATTCGATTTCCGAAAGTCTGCAAAATATTAATCcatatttctttatacaaaatcattacaaatacgaattaataattgagTTTCAACCTGACTCTCTACTTTAATACTTGACTTCTATGATAAAGggtaacattaaaaattgtctTACCACTGCAACAGCTTCGCTTTCGATCATCTCCGAAGGTGACATCACGGCCAGGTAGGAGACATTTATCAATGCGTAACATAGCGTAACGAGGGGTATACCAATCATAATGGACCGTGGTAGATTTTTGGAAGGATTTTTGATTTCTTCGGTGACATAATTGAGATTATTCCATCCATCGTACGCCCACAAACCAGTATAAAAAGCTGTGGCTAATCTGCCTATATTAACGGTACTACCGTCCACGGTATCGAAAGCGCCTTTCAGATGCTGCGTATTACCCTGTATCAACTTATAAGAGCCACCGGCAATTACAACGAGTATGGCGATCAATTTTGCTGCGGTAAACGCGTTTTGTACACCTGTGGCTAGATTAACGCTGTAACAGTTCACTAACAGTATAAGTATGATCGCCAGGAGTGCAACGATTTTGACTACTTCCTCGGGTGGATCGCAGTCGGCCGCAAAGGCTTCAACCGCGTACTGCGCGAATGACAAACAGATTATCGCCATCTGAGATGGTTTTAAGACCAAAGTGGAAACCCACGAGAAGAGGAAAGCAGGTGGTGCACCGAATGCGTCCATAAAGTAAGCGTACTCGGCGCCGCTGCTCGTATTCATCGTACCCAGCTCGGCGTATGCTAACGCACCGCACAGGCTCAACATGCCGCAGGCCGTCCATACGAGGAAGCTGATTCCGATACTGCCGGTTCGAACCAAAAGCCCTGACGGCGAAACGAATATCCCAGAACCTATCGTTTCGTAattcgacgacgacgaagaagaagaagaagaagaatttgaGATTGTACTATTTCTAATTAACCGTATAAGATTTTACTGAAATCGTATAGATTGCTCTACCTATCATGGTACCAACGATTAGAGCCACCCCACTGACGAGTCCCACCCGTCTCTTGAGGTGAACAGAGTTGTTCTCCTCTGGGTCCGCCCCCTCCAGCCCTCCACCCCCTCCACCACCGTCTTCATCATCTCCCAAATCCCCAGATTTAACTTCTTTCTGTTTCCGTTCGTGTAGCTGTTGTTGTTCCTGTTGATGTTGGAACGGAGACGTAATTGGGTTCCAGCCATTGCTGTTGCCGTTGTTTCTGATCGATCGAGAGACCAACGTCGTTTCAGGAATTCCATTCCATCCACCGCTTTGTAACTGCTGTTGCGATTGGTTCCCGTTACTTGTCTGTGGATCATGTCCCACGGTAACTGAAATCATTCGTATTGTACCgcttattaaaaatcattcttGTTCTTACATCGAACAAATTGATCTTTCAAACATCATTCGATATTGCTGTATGACATTACTACGTTGTGTTATAGGGGTATACCGTCAATCGAATCAGAAATGAATCGAATTAGAAATGAATCGTACGGTTACCTTCGTACATAATTCATCAAGCTTTATTATCGACAATTTCAACCAGCTCCTCGACCTTGCAAATGGTACAATTTTTCGCAAAGATATACGTCTTTGCTCTGTCATTGACTGACATTTATAAAGATGGTTTGAACGTTAACCGTCCAGTTTTTTACGTCCACTCCGCACATTGTGATAAACGTGAACAAAAAAGGTTGCCAATAATTTCACTTAAATTGCGTATAAACGAACTGTCGTTAAAGTCACAGATTTACGAAATAAACACGCGAAAATAACGTGAAAATAACGTGAAAATACACGTGAAAACGTGTATTTCGAAAAACGCAACTATGAAGCAGTTTCCCTCGCGCGACTAATGAAACGATATTAGCATACTTCGGAGAACCGCGACGATCTAAAAAGTGACAAATCGTTgaatttatacttatatcgtcatgtgacgtacattattatattattatagtcgAGATGTTGTTGTTACCGTAATAGTTCGTTTGGCCAGACGCCAAAGATTTCTCGTGGCTAAGATCGGTCTGTCTGCCTTCTTTATACTTATTTCATCGTACAATAGGCCGTGAAATATAAACCCGTTTCTCGGAATTTTTACGCGGCTATTAGCTCGACCGATACCGGAAATATTGGTAATGTTATCGAACGAACTCGATACCGAGTTTGTtaatcgttttttaaatagattgCTTGCTATCGATCTTTTCCTACGCCAGCCTATATCGTGTACATTGATAatcaaaattatcaataatagCGTCGATACTGAATACGAACCGGTGGTAAACGTTTTTGAAAATAGAGAAgcttgaaacatttattttatcgagcGCGTGACCATGGGTGTTAGGTGTATTGCATTCTTTCGACCGAACCTCGTACTACGCGAGACGTTCGTGGTTTCATCTTCAAGGTGAcctttgaataaattattgattttccTGTTAACGCATCTACGTTAACAGTTTATCGTTGTATCAGATATAAGTAACGTCTACGTGCTTTGAAATATCGGATATCTTTAATATATCAGATGTATCATGTATGTGATACTGGAAATATTTcaccttctctttctttcatttctttatttgtttaaatgtataaaaagaatttaaaaagttgattaaatgaattttataaaattcacgagacgtatcattttaattatagtttAGTTTGCACTTTCTTTATCGGTGAGCGGCTTGAATAGCTTCATAACGGAGACGTTTATAAAAACTGCTGACcgtttatatttctaaatggTAACATTGTTTGACCGTGTAGCCGTGCAATTCTTTTGATATAACTGAGTACAACATCGAGTGTGAAATACTATCAacatttgattaaataaagttCGTTGATGCGATGGAAAGCGCAGTTGAACGTGTCGTGGTTATGTTTAAGCTGCAATAAAAAGTCTTGCAAAAGATTTGTGTCTAAGCTATCCTGGTTTAGTTATCGATAatataccaaaaaaaaaaaaaacgacgCAATATGACAAGAGATGCGCGCGtgcgttattttataaagcgttgtgtaaaaatacgaaagaaaataaatatatggtgtaaaaatggaaatataacgttatcataCCCTCTATTAACGAGTATTACctattaaacgatattataattgttttgtgTAAAGAGATAACAAATTTCACAGTTTTTAACGACTGAGGAGGAAGAATGTCACTAGAGGAGGATAATTACCAATGAATATTATGCATGACCAATGACGAATAACAAATgagttaataaaattcgtcGAATCGGTAAGACGATATGTTAACACGGATATTTGCAATATGATGCGCTCATGCTTCTACGCAAAGTCTACCATAGCCTCCCCACCTATCGTTTAACGCGTGAGATCAACTCGTAAAGAGaaccttttaattttttaatttaaattatgctttctattattttttttattgtctaCGTCAAGACGTTCATTTACTGCTGctgatacatatgtatactatGTATGCTTCTAAACCGTGTTAATGCCTATTGTGATAAACTGTCGTAATGATCCAATTGCGTTTAATTGATCGCTCGTGCGAAAGAAACCGATCTCTGTGCGACATCTTGTATGAAAGAAGATTTTGCCTACGACTGAAGGTCGAACTGATTATAAAATGAAccgataaaaaatgaagatataaatagaaaacaattattaaagcGCTATTATAAACTACATACCTCTGAAAATAAACCGAGAAGATGTTAGAATCGAGCTGAATTCAAAACATATACTCTAATTGCATTTACTAGGCTGAACGTCGTATCAATGTGTAATGCACTTTACGTCGTTCAATAATTGTATCAAATTCTATACAGTCAACGATTCTTTATTCGTAGTGATCCATTCGACGAGCtgtcgaaataaatttttttttttcttcaatcatttttatcaacctacatatatacgtaattttaATCGGTTCACCGGGCTCAAAATTGTAGCAATACGACAAAGTGCGGTATGCTTGgctatatttaaatgtaaatacttGGTCATTCTCCGTGTTACGTAAATAATGATGGAGGATATTCAATTTACTCTCAACGTCAAATCGCAAAATTGTTCGCGTAAAACCGCTGATTTACAGTCGTATGACATTGGTCAATggttttcgtttcattttatcgatCGTTATATTTCTCATTGTCTGTAACTTTACTTGCTGGGAGGACGACTTTTAACTGTTTTGCTTCACAAAAAATGTCTACTTTGAAAAAACGGTTTGTACATAAACGGAATCGAAAGATATCAACAGAAGTCTCTGATTCAAGATGTAATTATCTTACTCGGTGCATTTCGCGTGTGACGTGTTCGATTGTTAGAAGATCATGAACGAGCTTCTAATAACCGTAGAGCGTTTAGAATAGCAAGGTTCTTACGATAAAATCAACACCGCTTAGAACACGTACCACCTAACCCAGATAGTAACTGAACACCACAAAGGCAAGCAAGACGCATTGGTTTGCATAGAAACTACAATTGGCTTAAACGGAATACGCGTCGTAGAGTACTTACTTATCGTTGTCTGTTCGTTCAGCGATTCGTTAAGAAGTCGTTGTTCGTCTATTTGTAGCCACATCGCGACCAACGCGTATTCATcgtgaaatgttaaaaataatccCGAGACTTTCGCACGATATCAAGATCGATATCGGATGATATATAACGATCGATTATCCATAAAAGTTTATACCTTCCGAGAATATAACGCTGCGCAATTTCTCgagtcaaaaaaaaaaaaaaaaaagaataacttCCCATATCCGTCtcattacttaaaaattatcgCGTACATTTATTGACCGTTTCATTAACGCCAAAACATATGCTAGTAGCTTATTCTGGTAAATggtaaatttctatttgcaACGGAAACGAAAAACCACTTGCGCAAAGTGTCTTAAAATACACCTATGGGCTAGATTTAACATCTGGGTGAACCTGGAAATTTGATTCCCccttgtaaaataaaaataaacaagaaaaaagatgAGCCCGTAtatcgtacatatatatgtagatggaatatcaacgaataatttaaattaatttgctaTTGCTCTTGATAAGTTTAAGTAGAAGTGCAGAGATATTCTTGGAGTCTCGCACGAATTTCGAATACACCCCACGCATATTCGGGTTCCTTGTTTCATGGAATGATGCAATTCTTCGTTCAATTTGGCTGTTAAATTTATTCGCTGTATTAATGTCCCGCACTTTTTCTTTGACCTTATCATTCATACTTCATTAAACGCGATATTATCGTTTCTCTTTATCTTATTTTGAAACAGTTCGCTAAATCGCTTATGCCAATTATGAtcgattgtaaataattaagattGTAATGAAAGGATTTGAAAcacgtaatttttttttaatatattttaaacgttatatggatTTTCTAGCATTCTGTTTTAATCCATCAGTCCAATTAGAATTGTTTCCTTTGACatcaataaatgtaaaattgcaggaaataaaaaatgagattttttataaattacaaataatatgactttcttttttttgtctctttacatgttacatattttttgctaaattgtaaaatataaaatatcgcgctctgtaacgtaatatgaaGTTTTGCTCGTCG
This genomic interval carries:
- the LOC122565724 gene encoding b(0,+)-type amino acid transporter 1-like isoform X3 — translated: MYEVTVGHDPQTSNGNQSQQQLQSGGWNGIPETTLVSRSIRNNGNSNGWNPITSPFQHQQEQQQLHERKQKEVKSGDLGDDEDGGGGGGGLEGADPEENNSVHLKRRVGLVSGVALIVGTMIGSGIFVSPSGLLVRTGSIGISFLVWTACGMLSLCGALAYAELGTMNTSSGAEYAYFMDAFGAPPAFLFSWVSTLVLKPSQMAIICLSFAQYAVEAFAADCDPPEEVVKIVALLAIILILLVNCYSVNLATGVQNAFTAAKLIAILVVIAGGSYKLIQGNTQHLKGAFDTVDGSTVNIGRLATAFYTGLWAYDGWNNLNYVTEEIKNPSKNLPRSIMIGIPLVTLCYALINVSYLAVMSPSEMIESEAVAVTFGNRILGVMAWLMPLSVAISTFGSANGTLFAAGRLCFAASREGHLLDCLSYVHVRRFTPAPGLIFHSLVAGAMVLSGNIDSLIDFFSFTAWIFYGGAMLALLVMRRTRPNHPRPYKCPLIIPVLVLGISAYLIVAPIIDNPQIEYLYAAGFILAGMLVYLPFVKYGYVPKFMEGVNAFLQMLLEVAPTAAAFD
- the LOC122565724 gene encoding b(0,+)-type amino acid transporter 1-like isoform X2, with protein sequence MHVAPFKRVTVGHDPQTSNGNQSQQQLQSGGWNGIPETTLVSRSIRNNGNSNGWNPITSPFQHQQEQQQLHERKQKEVKSGDLGDDEDGGGGGGGLEGADPEENNSVHLKRRVGLVSGVALIVGTMIGSGIFVSPSGLLVRTGSIGISFLVWTACGMLSLCGALAYAELGTMNTSSGAEYAYFMDAFGAPPAFLFSWVSTLVLKPSQMAIICLSFAQYAVEAFAADCDPPEEVVKIVALLAIILILLVNCYSVNLATGVQNAFTAAKLIAILVVIAGGSYKLIQGNTQHLKGAFDTVDGSTVNIGRLATAFYTGLWAYDGWNNLNYVTEEIKNPSKNLPRSIMIGIPLVTLCYALINVSYLAVMSPSEMIESEAVAVTFGNRILGVMAWLMPLSVAISTFGSANGTLFAAGRLCFAASREGHLLDCLSYVHVRRFTPAPGLIFHSLVAGAMVLSGNIDSLIDFFSFTAWIFYGGAMLALLVMRRTRPNHPRPYKCPLIIPVLVLGISAYLIVAPIIDNPQIEYLYAAGFILAGMLVYLPFVKYGYVPKFMEGVNAFLQMLLEVAPTAAAFD
- the LOC122565724 gene encoding b(0,+)-type amino acid transporter 1-like isoform X1; its protein translation is MWLQIDEQRLLNESLNEQTTIITVGHDPQTSNGNQSQQQLQSGGWNGIPETTLVSRSIRNNGNSNGWNPITSPFQHQQEQQQLHERKQKEVKSGDLGDDEDGGGGGGGLEGADPEENNSVHLKRRVGLVSGVALIVGTMIGSGIFVSPSGLLVRTGSIGISFLVWTACGMLSLCGALAYAELGTMNTSSGAEYAYFMDAFGAPPAFLFSWVSTLVLKPSQMAIICLSFAQYAVEAFAADCDPPEEVVKIVALLAIILILLVNCYSVNLATGVQNAFTAAKLIAILVVIAGGSYKLIQGNTQHLKGAFDTVDGSTVNIGRLATAFYTGLWAYDGWNNLNYVTEEIKNPSKNLPRSIMIGIPLVTLCYALINVSYLAVMSPSEMIESEAVAVTFGNRILGVMAWLMPLSVAISTFGSANGTLFAAGRLCFAASREGHLLDCLSYVHVRRFTPAPGLIFHSLVAGAMVLSGNIDSLIDFFSFTAWIFYGGAMLALLVMRRTRPNHPRPYKCPLIIPVLVLGISAYLIVAPIIDNPQIEYLYAAGFILAGMLVYLPFVKYGYVPKFMEGVNAFLQMLLEVAPTAAAFD